One genomic window of Silurus meridionalis isolate SWU-2019-XX chromosome 22, ASM1480568v1, whole genome shotgun sequence includes the following:
- the pabpc1b gene encoding polyadenylate-binding protein 1b produces the protein MNPSAPSYPMASLYVGDLHQDVTEAMLYEKFSPAGAILSIRVCRDMITRRSLGYAYVNFQQPADAERALDTMNFDVIKGRPVRIMWSQRDPSLRKSGVGNIFIKNLDKSIDNKALYDTFSAFGNILSCKVVCDENGSKGYGFVHFETQEAAERAIEKMNGMLLNDRKVFVGRFKSRKEREAELGARAKEFTNVYIKNFGEDMSDDKLKDVFGKYGAAMSIRVMTDDSGKSRGFGFVSFERHEDAQKAVDEMNGKELNGKLIYVGRAQKKVERQTELKRKFEQMKQDRMTRYQGVNLYVKNLDDGIDDERLRKEFSPFGTITSAKVMMDGGRSKGFGFVCFSSPEEATKAVTEMNGRIVATKPLYVALAQRKEERQAHLTNQYMQRMASVRAVPNPVLNPYQPAPPSGYFMAAIPQAQNRAAYYPTSQLAQLRPSPRWTAQGVRPQHFQNMQATMRPSAPRPQTFSAMRPASQVPRVMSTQRVSAQTVGPRPAAAAAASAPVRTIPQYKYTAGVRNPQQHMNSQPQVSMQQPAVHVQGQEPLTASMLAAAPPQEQKQMLGERLFPLIQNMHSNLAGKITGMLLEIDNSELLHMLESPESLRSKVDEAVAVLQAHQAKEQAQQKNVTNSTGVPSV, from the exons ATGAACCCCAGCGCTCCGAGCTACCCGATGGCCTCCTTGTACGTCGGAGACCTTCACCAAGACGTGACCGAGGCCATGCTGTACGAGAAGTTCAGCCCGGCCGGCGCCATCCTCTCCATCCGCGTGTGCAGAGACATGATCACCCGCCGCTCCCTCGGCTACGCGTACGTCAACTTCCAGCAGCCCGCAGACG CTGAGCGCGCTTTGGACACCATGAACTTCGATGTGATCAAAGGCCGACCGGTGCGGATCATGTGGTCTCAGCGCGACCCCTCTCTGAGGAAAAGTGGTGTTGGTAACATTTTCATTAAGAATTTGGACAAGTCCATCGATAACAAGGCCCTGTACGATACCTTCTCTGCGTTCGGCAACATCCTGTCCTGCAAG GTCGTGTGTGATGAAAACGGATCGAAAGGTTacggctttgtgcactttgagACCCAGGAGGCAGCCGAGAGAGCCATCGAGAAGATGAACGGCATGTTGCTCAACGACAGAAAAGT gtTTGTAGGTCGCTTCAAATCTCGCAAAGAACGCGAGGCTGAGCTTGGAGCCAGAGCCAAGGAGTTCACCAACGTGTACATTAAGAACTTCGGCGAGGACATGAGCGACGATAAACTAAAGGATGTCTTTGGCAAATACG GTGCCGCCATGAGCATCCGCGTCATGACTGATGACAGCGGTAAATCCAGAGGCTTCGGTTTCGTGAGCTTCGAGAGGCACGAGGACGCTCAGAAG GCTGTGGACGAGATGAATGGGAAGGAGCTGAACGGCAAGCTGATCTACGTGGGCCGCGCTCAGAAGAAAGTGGAACGTCAGACCGAACTCAAGCGCAAGTTTGAGCAGATGAAGCAGGACAGGATGACGCGCTACCAG GGCGTCAACCTGTACGTGAAAAACCTGGATGACGGCATCGATGACGAACGCCTGCGCAAGGAATTCTCTCCTTTCGGTACCATCACCAGTGCCAAG GTCATGATGGACGGAGGACGCAGCAAAGGTTTCGGCTTTGTGTGTTTCTCCTCGCCCGAGGAGGCCACCAAAGCTGTGACCGAGATGAACGGCCGAATCGTCGCCACCAAACCGCTCTACGTGGCTCTGGCTCAGCGTAAAGAGGAACGCCAGGCTCATCTAACCAATCAGTACATGCAGAGAATGGCCAGTGTTCGGGCCGTGCCCAATCCTGTGCTCAACCCGTACCAACCAGCGCCTCCGTCAGGGTACTTCATGGCTGCCATTCCTCAG GCCCAAAACAGAGCAGCGTACTATCCCACCAGCCAGCTTGCACAGCTCCGACCGAGTCCACGCTGGACTGCACAGGGTGTCCGACCTCAGC ATTTCCAGAACATGCAGGCCACCATGAGGCCCTCAGCCCCGAGGCCACAAACCTTCAGTGCAATGAGACCTGCTTCTCAGGTTCCTCGTGTGATGTCCACTCAGCGTGTCT CTGCTCAGACGGTGGGTCCGAGACCTGCGGCGGCTGCAGCAGCCTCTGCACCGGTGCGCACCATCCCGCAGTACAAGTACACGGCCGGAGTGCGCAACCCTCAGCAGCACATGAACTCTCAGCCTCAGGTGTCCATGCAGCAG CCTGCAGTGCACGTGCAGGGTCAGGAGCCTCTGACTGCTTCAATGCTGGCTGCAGCTCCACCTCAGGAGCAGAAGCAGATGCTGG GTGAGCGTCTTTTCCCTCTCATCCAGAACATGCACTCCAACCTGGCAGGGAAGATCACTGGCATGCTGCTGGAGATTGACAACTCCGAGCTGCTGCACATGCTCGAGTCTCCAGAGTCTCTGCGCTCCAAG GTTGATGAGGCCGTTGCCGTGCTTCAGGCTCACCAGGCCAAGGAACAGGCTCAACAGAAAAATGTGACCAACTCCACTGGGGTGCCAAGTGTCTAA